A window of the Bacillota bacterium genome harbors these coding sequences:
- a CDS encoding DUF2273 domain-containing protein, producing MANFWFNFLTRHGGKVIFSILGLVFGLTVLAKGFFAAFFLLICLIAGYMLGKQVDQGEKLSSLLDKIFPPR from the coding sequence ATGGCAAATTTTTGGTTCAATTTCCTCACCCGTCATGGCGGCAAGGTAATATTTTCTATCCTGGGGCTAGTCTTTGGCTTGACAGTTCTAGCGAAAGGGTTTTTTGCCGCCTTCTTTCTCCTTATTTGTTTGATAGCGGGCTATATGTTAGGAAAGCAAGTTGATCAAGGAGAGAAGCTATCTTCTTTGTTAGACAAAATATTTCCGCCTCGCTAA
- the nusB gene encoding transcription antitermination factor NusB, translating into MGRRQGREAALKTLFQVELGGAQPDFALQQLILEDRLTEDEASFACELVNGVLAKQEEVDIILAQFSPDWSLERMANIDRMVLRLAAYELLFCPDVPAAVAINEAVELAKLYSTGQSSRFVNGILSSVAKLKFAEDDKTKWKK; encoded by the coding sequence TTGGGTCGGCGACAAGGGCGCGAAGCTGCTCTAAAAACTCTGTTTCAGGTTGAGTTGGGAGGAGCTCAACCTGATTTTGCTTTACAGCAACTAATATTGGAAGACAGGCTAACCGAAGATGAAGCCAGCTTTGCCTGTGAGTTGGTTAATGGCGTACTGGCCAAACAGGAGGAAGTGGATATAATCTTAGCCCAATTCAGCCCGGATTGGAGCTTAGAACGCATGGCCAACATAGACCGAATGGTATTGAGGCTAGCGGCATATGAACTGCTTTTTTGTCCTGATGTACCGGCTGCGGTGGCTATAAACGAAGCTGTGGAGTTGGCTAAGTTATATTCTACCGGCCAATCGAGCCGCTTTGTTAACGGTATCCTTAGCTCTGTAGCTAAACTCAAATTTGCAGAGGATGACAAAACCAAGTGGAAGAAATAG